One Leptospira kirschneri serovar Cynopteri str. 3522 CT DNA segment encodes these proteins:
- a CDS encoding OmpA family protein, translating to MGKFSNQPSKSKTINESLRKIVLYVFIISASISFTSVFPEESDKILFRWKLKPGENVELNEYHRVQLVSTGKKIRREDKNRILLQTLSCENKECMLEGFFDTYTRFPEVDPAFRKDKTFKSRFQITDLGQYKVPQEYSMPNLRSLPSFSEKPVSIGEEWTQPATESFQFPGGRVMITVFAKYKYHGVDQWEYQKLSGKGDRIEYNYNLYYDSQMNRTGVPFKIYGFARGMVFFDRELGIPQYKRVQLSYTFVYENGMAQEMSFDIHGVYNKNVKLTDQDKDKFAEEIRKILGGELPTGIEPDSDPKKNLKKPKRETISWPEEEDNRTEPNGSPPVEIRRTEEGIAISLNSVLFDHNSSELKEEAKLELKRIASVLKKYGDREIRISGHTDNSGGEEYNRKLSRERALSVLKELRDEQGLEEKRMSYEGYGKSKPIADNSTIQGRQKNRRVDITIVME from the coding sequence ATGGGGAAATTTTCAAATCAACCTTCAAAATCCAAAACCATAAACGAAAGTTTACGGAAAATTGTGTTATACGTTTTTATCATTTCCGCATCGATAAGTTTTACTTCTGTTTTTCCGGAAGAGTCGGACAAGATTCTCTTTCGTTGGAAATTAAAACCGGGAGAGAACGTAGAATTAAATGAATATCATCGAGTACAATTAGTAAGTACGGGAAAGAAAATTAGAAGAGAAGATAAAAATCGAATCCTATTACAAACCCTTTCCTGTGAAAATAAGGAATGTATGTTAGAAGGATTTTTTGATACTTACACTCGTTTTCCCGAGGTTGATCCAGCGTTTCGTAAAGATAAAACGTTTAAGAGCAGATTTCAAATAACAGATTTAGGTCAATATAAAGTGCCGCAGGAATACAGTATGCCTAACCTCAGGTCTCTTCCTAGTTTTTCCGAAAAACCTGTTTCTATCGGAGAAGAATGGACACAACCCGCTACGGAAAGTTTTCAATTTCCAGGTGGAAGAGTTATGATTACGGTTTTTGCGAAATATAAGTATCACGGCGTAGACCAATGGGAATATCAAAAGTTATCCGGTAAAGGGGATCGTATCGAATACAATTATAACTTATATTATGATTCTCAAATGAACCGAACCGGAGTTCCGTTTAAAATCTACGGATTTGCGCGCGGAATGGTATTTTTTGATCGTGAATTGGGAATTCCGCAGTATAAAAGGGTTCAGCTGTCTTATACTTTTGTCTATGAAAACGGAATGGCGCAAGAGATGTCGTTTGACATTCATGGAGTATATAATAAAAATGTAAAGCTTACGGATCAAGACAAGGACAAGTTTGCAGAAGAGATCCGTAAAATTTTAGGAGGAGAACTTCCAACTGGAATTGAACCAGACTCCGATCCAAAAAAGAATTTAAAAAAACCGAAAAGAGAAACCATTTCATGGCCGGAAGAAGAGGATAATCGAACTGAACCAAACGGTTCTCCTCCGGTAGAAATTAGAAGGACGGAAGAAGGAATCGCAATTTCTTTAAATTCAGTGTTGTTTGATCATAACAGCTCAGAACTCAAAGAAGAAGCAAAACTAGAATTAAAAAGAATCGCATCCGTATTAAAAAAATACGGAGATAGGGAAATTAGAATCAGTGGACATACTGACAATTCGGGTGGAGAAGAATACAACCGAAAACTTTCCAGAGAAAGAGCGCTTTCCGTTTTAAAGGAACTCAGAGATGAACAAGGTTTGGAAGAAAAAAGGATGTCTTACGAGGGATATGGGAAGTCGAAACCGATTGCGGATAATTCTACGATTCAAGGTAGGCAAAAAAATCGCAGGGTAGACATTACTATCGTAATGGAATAA